One Ailuropoda melanoleuca isolate Jingjing chromosome 14, ASM200744v2, whole genome shotgun sequence DNA segment encodes these proteins:
- the LOC100466432 gene encoding 60S ribosomal protein L12-like produces MERFAQLVIKRQSSLQLLAWSWPRCDFLWLSLTQVHLTPAACTLLPKLNPNEIKVIYLRCTSGEVGALSAQAPEIGHLSLSSKKFDDDLAKATGNWKGLRITVKITLQDRQVQIEVVLSASALIIKTLKELPRYRKKQKNIRYDGNISFDEIVDIAGQMGHLSLVRELSGTIKEILGAARLGCDIEGRHPHDIIDDISSGTVECPAS; encoded by the exons ATGGAAAGATTTGCTCAATTAG taataaaaagacaatccagCTTGCAGCTTTTGGCTTGGAGTTGGCCAAGGTGCGACTTTCTTTGGCTGTCCTTAACCCAGGTTCATCTGACACCAGCTGCCTGCACCTTGCTGCCTAAATTGAACCCCAATGAAATCAAAGTCATATACCTGAGGTGCACCAGTGGGGAAGTTGGTGCTCTGTCTGCCCAGGCACCCGAGATTGGCCACCTGAGTCTTTCTTCCAAAAAGTTTGATGATGACCTAGCCAAAGCAACTGGTAATTGGAAGGGTCTGAGGATTACAGTGAAAATAACCCTTCAGGACAGACAGGTCCAGATTGAGGTGGTACTTTCTGCCTCAGCCCTCATTATCAAAACCCTCAAGGAACTGCCAAGATatagaaagaagcagaaaaacattaGGTATGATGGAAATATCAGTTTTGATGAGATTGTTGACATTGCTGGACAGATGGGGCACCTATCTTTAGTTAGAGAACTCTCTGGAACCATTAAAGAGATCCTAGGGGCTGCCAGACTGGGCTGTGATATTGAGGGCCGTCACCCTCATGACATCATAGATGACATCAGCAGTGGTACAGTGGAATGCCCAGCTAGTTGA
- the LOC100484462 gene encoding 60S ribosomal protein L37-like, which translates to MTKGTSSFGKCHDKMCTLCHHYGSKAYHLWKLTCGKYSYPANRKGKYDWSAKAKRQNTTGAGRMRQLKIVYSRFRPGFHEGTSPKPKRAAVAAPSSS; encoded by the coding sequence ATGACAAAGGGGACATCATCCTTTGGAAAGTGTCACGATAAGATGTGCACATTGTGCCACCACTATGGCTCTAAGGCCTACCACCTTTGGAAGTTGACCTGTGGCAAATATAGCTATCCTGCCAACAGGAAGGGAAAGTATGACTGGAGTGCCAAGGCTAAAAGACAAAATACCACTGGGGCTGGTCGAATGAGGCAGCTAAAAATTGTATACTCCAGATTCAGGCCTGGGTTCCATGAAGGAACATCACCTAAACCCAAGAGGGCAGCTGTTGCAGCACCCAgttcttcttaa
- the SAMD15 gene encoding sterile alpha motif domain-containing protein 15 isoform X2 — MCVMAEDLEYYDSGSVEGEDLEYEVLELPASLKMAQDAEADTMAEVGRELPVEIDEEPQPETEEKDLEVGAPGNVHLHVKPTSTSNEELPKESERDLPSETGPGMPQEAKSEILREMEGELFKELEVLVDDKEEPDLESPEEAKLEVTEDVLTESAEETDLELPKETGPDVSDSLGGTRLELLEQTILEVLEDSLKEQYEETGPEPPEQTKPEFPSEKPRKSIEEADLQPPKMTIPKEAQRKSPEEKGTEPSEQAKPEFPEGKPRETEETGLETPEETKPEVPREIQRKSTEKKETEPPQQTESEFPDQKPNKSSEETGRKSTEEKVPEPLKEIISEFPEEKSRKSIEETGLEPSGKTKPEAEEETLKESTVKKVLEPQEDIQPSDQKDKHRKSTEETGLAPPQKSKSEETVRESTEEKGLEPKFPKKEPRKSTEEIGQIPPPKTKPEVQEKIKTEETTEKDIELPDKAQLPLRIVSHTEFLKENRPKPVKFKYSLDKDEQEHSDYQTKWSVNETKKAKRESMFGSLTVSEVDSVSVSYEFSKDFKGLFEVTDINDDLYSYISDTQRHLKESFSEKVVDLSPELKQVHKDEETQPKESTELQFEYLKWSPEKVAEWISELGFPQYKECFTTNFICGRKLIHVNCSNLPQMGITDFEDMKKDDQGRNYEVTWNCNVEEQEMESDHGRSHLAPGNYRLDSLTLQ; from the exons ATGTGCGTCATGGCTGAAGACCTAGAGTATTACGATTCCGGCTCGGTTGAAGGAGAAGATCTGGAGTATGAGGTACTCGAACTGCCTGCGTCTCTTAAAATGGCTCAAGATGCCGAAGCTGACACCATGGCAGAGGTAGGCCGGGAGCTACCTGTAGAGATTGACGAGGAACCCCAGCCAGAGACGGAGGAAAAAGATCTCGAAGTGGGGGCACCAGGGAATGTACACCTACACGTAAAACCAACCAGCACGTCCAACGAGGAGCTGCCCAAGGAGTCTGAGAGAGATCTCCCTAGCGAGACTGGTCCAGGGATGCCGCAGGAGGCAAAGTCAGAGATACtgagagagatggaaggagagcTTTTCAAGGAGTTGGAGGTCCTTGTGGATGATAAAGAGGAGCCAGATTTAGAGTCACCGGAGGAGGCCAAATTAGAAGTTACAGAGGATGTACTTACCGAGTCAGCTGAGGAAACAGATCTGGAGCTACCAAAGGAGACAGGGCCTGATGTTTCAGACTCACTCGGTGGGACAAGATTAGAGTTGCTAGAACAGACCATACTGGAGGTTCTGGAGGATTCACTTAAAGAGCAATATGAAGAAACAGGTCCAGAACCTCCGGAGCAGACCAAACCTGAATTTCCAAGTGAGAAACCAAGAAAATCAATTGAAGAGGCAGATCTACAGCCGCCAAAGATGACCATCCCAAAGGAAGCACAAAGAAAGTCACCTgaggagaaagggacagagccATCTGAGCAGGCCAAACCAGAGTTTCCTGAAGGGAAACCAAGAGAAACTGAAGAGACAGGTCTAGAAACTCCAGAAGAAACTAAACCAGAGGTTCCACGGgagatacaaagaaaatcaactgagaagaaagagacagagccaCCTCAGCAGACTGAATCAGAGTTTCCAGACCAGAAACCAAATAAGTCTAGtgaagagacaggaagaaagtCAACTGAGGAGAAAGTTCCAGAGCCACTTAAAGAGATCATATCAGAATTTCCtgaggaaaaatcaagaaaatcaatTGAGGAAACAGGTCTAGAGCCATCAGGAAAGACCAAACCAGAAGCTGAAGAGGAGACACTGAAAGAGTCAACTGTGAAGAAAGTTTTAGAACCACAAGAGGACATTCAACCATCAGATCAAAAAGATAAGCACAGAAAATCAACTGAGGAGACAGGACTGGCACCACCACAGAAGTCCAAATCAGAGGAGACAGTAAGAGAGTCAACAGAGGAGAAAGGTCTAGAGCCAAAGTTTCCaaagaaagaaccaagaaaatcaaCTGAGGAAATAGGTCAAATACCACCACCGAAGACCAAACCAGAGGTTCaagagaagataaaaacagaggaaacTACAGAGAAAGATATAGAGTTACCAGATAAAGCCCAACTACCACTAAGAATAGTGTCACATACAGAATTTCTCAAGGAAAATAGGCCAAAACCAGTCAAATTTAAGTATTCTCTAGACAAGGATGAGCAAGAACACTCTGATTATCAAACAAAGTGGTCAGTAAATGAAACCAAGAAAGCTAAAAGAGAGTCTATGTTCGGGTCTCTCACAGTAAGTGAAGTAGACTCAGTGAGTGTAAGTTACGAGTTTTCTAAGGATTTTAAAGGACTGTTTGAGGTTACCGATATCAATGATGATTTATACTCTTACATCTCAGACACTCAGAGGCATTTGAAAGAGTCTTTTAGTGAAAAAGTTGTAGATTTGTCCCCAGAGTTGAAACAAGTACACAAAGATGAAGAAACCCAGCCAAAAGAAAGTACTGAGCTACAATTTGAGTATCTTAAGTGGAGCCCAGAGAAAGTTGCAGAGTGGATTAGTGAGCTAGGCTTCCCTCAATACAAG GAGTGTTTTACCACAAACTTCATCTGTGGTCGAAAGCTCATTCACGTAAACTGCTCAAACCTCCCTCAGATGGGGATAACAGATTTTGAGGACATGAAG
- the SAMD15 gene encoding sterile alpha motif domain-containing protein 15 isoform X3 — protein sequence MCVMAEDLEYYDSGSVEGEDLEYEVLELPASLKMAQDAEADTMAEVGRELPVEIDEEPQPETEEKDLEVGAPGNVHLHVKPTSTSNEELPKESERDLPSETGPGMPQEAKSEILREMEGELFKELEVLVDDKEEPDLESPEEAKLEVTEDVLTESAEETDLELPKETGPDVSDSLGGTRLELLEQTILEVLEDSLKEQYEETGPEPPEQTKPEFPSEKPRKSIEEADLQPPKMTIPKEAQRKSPEEKGTEPSEQAKPEFPEGKPRETEETGLETPEETKPEVPREIQRKSTEKKETEPPQQTESEFPDQKPNKSSEETGRKSTEEKVPEPLKEIISEFPEEKSRKSIEETGLEPSGKTKPEAEEETLKESTVKKVLEPQEDIQPSDQKDKHRKSTEETGLAPPQKSKSEETVRESTEEKGLEPKFPKKEPRKSTEEIGQIPPPKTKPEVQEKIKTEETTEKDIELPDKAQLPLRIVSHTEFLKENRPKPVKFKYSLDKDEQEHSDYQTKWSVNETKKAKRESMFGSLTVSEVDSVSVSYEFSKDFKGLFEVTDINDDLYSYISDTQRHLKESFSEKVVDLSPELKQVHKDEETQPKESTELQFEYLKWSPEKVAEWISELGFPQYKECFTTNFICGRKLIHVNCSNLPQMGITDFEDMKVGHTWPRETTVWIV from the exons ATGTGCGTCATGGCTGAAGACCTAGAGTATTACGATTCCGGCTCGGTTGAAGGAGAAGATCTGGAGTATGAGGTACTCGAACTGCCTGCGTCTCTTAAAATGGCTCAAGATGCCGAAGCTGACACCATGGCAGAGGTAGGCCGGGAGCTACCTGTAGAGATTGACGAGGAACCCCAGCCAGAGACGGAGGAAAAAGATCTCGAAGTGGGGGCACCAGGGAATGTACACCTACACGTAAAACCAACCAGCACGTCCAACGAGGAGCTGCCCAAGGAGTCTGAGAGAGATCTCCCTAGCGAGACTGGTCCAGGGATGCCGCAGGAGGCAAAGTCAGAGATACtgagagagatggaaggagagcTTTTCAAGGAGTTGGAGGTCCTTGTGGATGATAAAGAGGAGCCAGATTTAGAGTCACCGGAGGAGGCCAAATTAGAAGTTACAGAGGATGTACTTACCGAGTCAGCTGAGGAAACAGATCTGGAGCTACCAAAGGAGACAGGGCCTGATGTTTCAGACTCACTCGGTGGGACAAGATTAGAGTTGCTAGAACAGACCATACTGGAGGTTCTGGAGGATTCACTTAAAGAGCAATATGAAGAAACAGGTCCAGAACCTCCGGAGCAGACCAAACCTGAATTTCCAAGTGAGAAACCAAGAAAATCAATTGAAGAGGCAGATCTACAGCCGCCAAAGATGACCATCCCAAAGGAAGCACAAAGAAAGTCACCTgaggagaaagggacagagccATCTGAGCAGGCCAAACCAGAGTTTCCTGAAGGGAAACCAAGAGAAACTGAAGAGACAGGTCTAGAAACTCCAGAAGAAACTAAACCAGAGGTTCCACGGgagatacaaagaaaatcaactgagaagaaagagacagagccaCCTCAGCAGACTGAATCAGAGTTTCCAGACCAGAAACCAAATAAGTCTAGtgaagagacaggaagaaagtCAACTGAGGAGAAAGTTCCAGAGCCACTTAAAGAGATCATATCAGAATTTCCtgaggaaaaatcaagaaaatcaatTGAGGAAACAGGTCTAGAGCCATCAGGAAAGACCAAACCAGAAGCTGAAGAGGAGACACTGAAAGAGTCAACTGTGAAGAAAGTTTTAGAACCACAAGAGGACATTCAACCATCAGATCAAAAAGATAAGCACAGAAAATCAACTGAGGAGACAGGACTGGCACCACCACAGAAGTCCAAATCAGAGGAGACAGTAAGAGAGTCAACAGAGGAGAAAGGTCTAGAGCCAAAGTTTCCaaagaaagaaccaagaaaatcaaCTGAGGAAATAGGTCAAATACCACCACCGAAGACCAAACCAGAGGTTCaagagaagataaaaacagaggaaacTACAGAGAAAGATATAGAGTTACCAGATAAAGCCCAACTACCACTAAGAATAGTGTCACATACAGAATTTCTCAAGGAAAATAGGCCAAAACCAGTCAAATTTAAGTATTCTCTAGACAAGGATGAGCAAGAACACTCTGATTATCAAACAAAGTGGTCAGTAAATGAAACCAAGAAAGCTAAAAGAGAGTCTATGTTCGGGTCTCTCACAGTAAGTGAAGTAGACTCAGTGAGTGTAAGTTACGAGTTTTCTAAGGATTTTAAAGGACTGTTTGAGGTTACCGATATCAATGATGATTTATACTCTTACATCTCAGACACTCAGAGGCATTTGAAAGAGTCTTTTAGTGAAAAAGTTGTAGATTTGTCCCCAGAGTTGAAACAAGTACACAAAGATGAAGAAACCCAGCCAAAAGAAAGTACTGAGCTACAATTTGAGTATCTTAAGTGGAGCCCAGAGAAAGTTGCAGAGTGGATTAGTGAGCTAGGCTTCCCTCAATACAAG GAGTGTTTTACCACAAACTTCATCTGTGGTCGAAAGCTCATTCACGTAAACTGCTCAAACCTCCCTCAGATGGGGATAACAGATTTTGAGGACATGAAG
- the SAMD15 gene encoding sterile alpha motif domain-containing protein 15 isoform X4: MCVMAEDLEYYDSGSVEGEDLEYEVLELPASLKMAQDAEADTMAEVGRELPVEIDEEPQPETEEKDLEVGAPGNVHLHVKPTSTSNEELPKESERDLPSETGPGMPQEAKSEILREMEGELFKELEVLVDDKEEPDLESPEEAKLEVTEDVLTESAEETDLELPKETGPDVSDSLGGTRLELLEQTILEVLEDSLKEQYEETGPEPPEQTKPEFPSEKPRKSIEEADLQPPKMTIPKEAQRKSPEEKGTEPSEQAKPEFPEGKPRETEETGLETPEETKPEVPREIQRKSTEKKETEPPQQTESEFPDQKPNKSSEETGRKSTEEKVPEPLKEIISEFPEEKSRKSIEETGLEPSGKTKPEAEEETLKESTVKKVLEPQEDIQPSDQKDKHRKSTEETGLAPPQKSKSEETVRESTEEKGLEPKFPKKEPRKSTEEIGQIPPPKTKPEVQEKIKTEETTEKDIELPDKAQLPLRIVSHTEFLKENRPKPVKFKYSLDKDEQEHSDYQTKWSVNETKKAKRESMFGSLTVSEVDSVSVSYEFSKDFKGLFEVTDINDDLYSYISDTQRHLKESFSEKVVDLSPELKQVHKDEETQPKESTELQFEYLKWSPEKVAEWISELGFPQYKECFTTNFICGRKLIHVNCSNLPQMGITDFEDMKQEG; this comes from the exons ATGTGCGTCATGGCTGAAGACCTAGAGTATTACGATTCCGGCTCGGTTGAAGGAGAAGATCTGGAGTATGAGGTACTCGAACTGCCTGCGTCTCTTAAAATGGCTCAAGATGCCGAAGCTGACACCATGGCAGAGGTAGGCCGGGAGCTACCTGTAGAGATTGACGAGGAACCCCAGCCAGAGACGGAGGAAAAAGATCTCGAAGTGGGGGCACCAGGGAATGTACACCTACACGTAAAACCAACCAGCACGTCCAACGAGGAGCTGCCCAAGGAGTCTGAGAGAGATCTCCCTAGCGAGACTGGTCCAGGGATGCCGCAGGAGGCAAAGTCAGAGATACtgagagagatggaaggagagcTTTTCAAGGAGTTGGAGGTCCTTGTGGATGATAAAGAGGAGCCAGATTTAGAGTCACCGGAGGAGGCCAAATTAGAAGTTACAGAGGATGTACTTACCGAGTCAGCTGAGGAAACAGATCTGGAGCTACCAAAGGAGACAGGGCCTGATGTTTCAGACTCACTCGGTGGGACAAGATTAGAGTTGCTAGAACAGACCATACTGGAGGTTCTGGAGGATTCACTTAAAGAGCAATATGAAGAAACAGGTCCAGAACCTCCGGAGCAGACCAAACCTGAATTTCCAAGTGAGAAACCAAGAAAATCAATTGAAGAGGCAGATCTACAGCCGCCAAAGATGACCATCCCAAAGGAAGCACAAAGAAAGTCACCTgaggagaaagggacagagccATCTGAGCAGGCCAAACCAGAGTTTCCTGAAGGGAAACCAAGAGAAACTGAAGAGACAGGTCTAGAAACTCCAGAAGAAACTAAACCAGAGGTTCCACGGgagatacaaagaaaatcaactgagaagaaagagacagagccaCCTCAGCAGACTGAATCAGAGTTTCCAGACCAGAAACCAAATAAGTCTAGtgaagagacaggaagaaagtCAACTGAGGAGAAAGTTCCAGAGCCACTTAAAGAGATCATATCAGAATTTCCtgaggaaaaatcaagaaaatcaatTGAGGAAACAGGTCTAGAGCCATCAGGAAAGACCAAACCAGAAGCTGAAGAGGAGACACTGAAAGAGTCAACTGTGAAGAAAGTTTTAGAACCACAAGAGGACATTCAACCATCAGATCAAAAAGATAAGCACAGAAAATCAACTGAGGAGACAGGACTGGCACCACCACAGAAGTCCAAATCAGAGGAGACAGTAAGAGAGTCAACAGAGGAGAAAGGTCTAGAGCCAAAGTTTCCaaagaaagaaccaagaaaatcaaCTGAGGAAATAGGTCAAATACCACCACCGAAGACCAAACCAGAGGTTCaagagaagataaaaacagaggaaacTACAGAGAAAGATATAGAGTTACCAGATAAAGCCCAACTACCACTAAGAATAGTGTCACATACAGAATTTCTCAAGGAAAATAGGCCAAAACCAGTCAAATTTAAGTATTCTCTAGACAAGGATGAGCAAGAACACTCTGATTATCAAACAAAGTGGTCAGTAAATGAAACCAAGAAAGCTAAAAGAGAGTCTATGTTCGGGTCTCTCACAGTAAGTGAAGTAGACTCAGTGAGTGTAAGTTACGAGTTTTCTAAGGATTTTAAAGGACTGTTTGAGGTTACCGATATCAATGATGATTTATACTCTTACATCTCAGACACTCAGAGGCATTTGAAAGAGTCTTTTAGTGAAAAAGTTGTAGATTTGTCCCCAGAGTTGAAACAAGTACACAAAGATGAAGAAACCCAGCCAAAAGAAAGTACTGAGCTACAATTTGAGTATCTTAAGTGGAGCCCAGAGAAAGTTGCAGAGTGGATTAGTGAGCTAGGCTTCCCTCAATACAAG GAGTGTTTTACCACAAACTTCATCTGTGGTCGAAAGCTCATTCACGTAAACTGCTCAAACCTCCCTCAGATGGGGATAACAGATTTTGAGGACATGAAG